The proteins below are encoded in one region of Panulirus ornatus isolate Po-2019 chromosome 31, ASM3632096v1, whole genome shotgun sequence:
- the Tbp gene encoding TATA-box-binding protein, with translation MDQMLPSPGFSIPSIGTPLPHSGEEEMILPSAQQQQQQQSVQHHNQQQQQQQQQQQQSQQQGQSVAQQQTYTSGFTPHSLMQPHTPSMMSPVVGGGSQVSAGMFGSVTGPSTPVGGPMTPLTPHSNDPGIVPQLQNIVSTVNLNCKLDLKKIALHARNAEYNPKRFAAVIMRIREPRTTALIFSSGKMVCTGAKSEDDSRLAARKYARIVQKLGFPAKFLEFKIQNMVGSCDVKFPIRLEGLVLTHSQFSSYEPELFPGLIYRMVKPRIVLLIFVSGKVVLTGAKVRGQIYEAFENIYPILKSFKKQ, from the exons ATGGATCAAATGCTGCCATCTCCGGGGTTCAGCATCCCCAGCATAGGGACGCCCCTACCACACTCAGGGGAAGAAGAGATGATCCTCCCTTctgcccagcagcagcagcaacagcagtctgtgcagcaccacaaccaacaacaacagcagcagcagcagcaacagcaacaatcaCAACAGCAGGGCCAGTCAGTGGCCCAACAGCAGACCTACACAAGTGGATTTACACCACACAGTTTAATGCAGCCTCACACCCCG AGTATGATGTCACCTGTTGTTGGGGGTGGATCACAAGTCAGTGCAGGCATGTTTGGTTCAGTAACAGGACCCTCTACACCAGTTGGAGGCCCCATGACACCCCTAACCCCACACTCTAATGACCCAGGCATCGTACCACAGCTTCA GAACATTGTTTCAACAGTAAACCTAAATTGTAAGCTCGACCTAAAGAAAATAGCCCTTCATGCTCGAAATGCAGAGTATAATCCCAAACGATTTGCAGCTGTTATCATGAGAATTCGAGAACCCCGCACTACAGCACTTATTTTCTCCTCGGGAAAAATGGTTTGCACTGGAGCAAAAAGTGAAGATGACTCCAGATTAGCAGCAAGAAAATATGCTCGGATTGTGCAAAAGCTGGGCTTTCCT GCAAAGTTCCTGGAGTTCAAGATCCAGAATATGGTGGGTAGCTGTGATGTAAAGTTCCCCATCAGATTAGAGGGTTTGGTTCTCACACACAGTCAGTTCAGCAG cTATGAACCTGAACTGTTTCCAGGCCTCATCTACCGTATGGTGAAACCTCGGATTGTTCTCCTCATATTTGTGTCTGGCAAAGTTGTGCTGACAG GTGCAAAAGTAAGGGGTCAGATATATGAAGCTTTTGAAAATATTTACCCCATCTTGAAAAGCTTCAAGAAACAGTGA